In Aquila chrysaetos chrysaetos chromosome 2, bAquChr1.4, whole genome shotgun sequence, the following are encoded in one genomic region:
- the FBXO34 gene encoding F-box only protein 34 isoform X2: MKSSCRAGLHREPLNSTSSTFHQVKRVSGMHLKPYLKLQKKERSPEISQDSLRGPPMSHQRSAQEEKYTNNCTKLSVFPKPSLVTPSQKLLGIIYPNTMCNMNGKGPADGPSAREKKNALSATIHQGEEGEGPLDVWAVVKPGNTKEKIAFFAAQQCSSNNRLGSMKIKSTWDIDGRTAKRRKKSVDLKKAKIQLERMREANVRCSQPEPFACGIEHCSVHYVNDNGEGVFPGRSLSVIEMVAFLEQRASALLVDCAKTCTHASTTRLNAQPKGALPSSDPFSSAGACEVHAERGPCGNSEQQQSEPVRVLDMVAKLESECLRRQSEREAGSLSRNNSFRRNVGRVLLANGTQPEGEAGKVSSGVLAPGDGLEEAGVAEAGCGGRCGPLGDAELWDGAASARQPFPSGLDTRMGNVNSGLAHAVLAITAGRSDSETRIEPPRPLPSACPAAARLPPDSLQSKNATVDCTSKEPVILPKQSLHPARKEPLCISISVTKTEKGCRKEKLSNASGSEDPLPGRLFFLQADQPAAHEQQPLRESTQEKPGEVAQNEDEDALASERSCVRNSVPTEPSALSVPPTEGALQVLDASCLKRQVSHDFLETRFKIQQLLEPQQYMAFLPHHIIVKIFGLLPTRSLVALKCTCYYFKFIIEYYNIRPADSRWVRDPRYREDPCKQCKKKYVKGDVSLCRWHPKPYCQALPYGPGYWMCCHRSQKGIPGCKLGLHDNHWVPACHSFNRAIHKKTRGAGAEVEEEY, translated from the coding sequence AGGCCCACCTATGAGCCATCAGAGAtcagcacaagaagaaaaatacacgAACAACTGCACCAAACTGAGCGTTTTCCCAAAACCCTCCCTTGTGactccatcccaaaagcttcTGGGGATTATTTATCCAAATACTATGTGCAATATGAATGGGAAAGGTCCAGCGGATGGTCCGAGtgcaagggaaaagaagaacGCCCTGTCTGCAACGATCCACcagggagaagaaggggaagggcCTCTGGATGTCTGGGCTGTAGTGAAACCTGGCAATACAAAGGAGAAGATTGCGTTCTTTGCAGCCCAGCAATGCAGCAGTAACAACCGGCTAGGCtccatgaaaattaaaagcacGTGGGATATCGACGGAAGAACAGCTAAACGCAGGAAAAAATCGGTAGAtcttaaaaaagccaaaattcaACTGGAAAGAATGAGGGAGGCGAATGTCAGGTGCTCCCAGCCGGAGCCTTTTGCCTGTGGCATCGAGCACTGTTCGGTGCATTACGTGAACGACAACGGTGAGGGTGTGTTCCCGGGCCGGTCCCTCTCGGTGATAGAGATGGTAGCCTTTCTGGAGCAACGAGCAAGTGCTTTACTGGTAGACTGTGCGAAAACCTGCACGCATGCTTCTACTACGAGGCTGAACGCTCAGCCTAAAGGTGCGCTTCCCAGCTCAGACCCTTTCTCCTCCGCCGGGGCGTGCGAGGTACACGCGGAGAGGGGACCTTGCGGCAATAGCGAGCAGCAGCAGAGCGAGCCTGTGCGTGTGCTGGACATGGTGGCCAAGCTGGAGTCGGAGTGCCTGAGACGCCAGAGCGAGCGGGAGGCCGGGAGCCTCTCGCGGAACAACAGCTTCCGCAGAAATGTCGGGAGGGTGCTCCTGGCGAACGGCACCCAGCCTGAGGGAGAGGCGGGGAAGGTCTCCTCGGGGGTCCTGGCTCCGGGGGATGGCTTGGAGGAGGCAGGTGTAGCAGAGGCCGGCTGCGGAGGACGGTGCGGTCCTCTGGGTGACGCAGAGTTGTGGGATGGTGCTGCCTCTGCTCGGCAGCCGTTTCCTTCTGGGCTGGATACTCGGATGGGGAATGTGAACTCGGGACTTGCTCATGCAGTGTTGGCAATAACCGCTGGCAGGAGCGATAGTGAAACGCGAATTGAGCCTCCCAGACCTCTGCCGTCTGCGTGTCCGGCTGCTGCCAGGTTGCCACCGGACTCCTTGCAGAGCAAGAATGCGACTGTTGATTGTACGTCGAAAGAGCCTGTAATTTTGCCAAAGCAGAGTCTGCATCCTGCTAGGAAGGAGCCCTTATGCATCAGTATATCGGTCACCAAGACTGAGAAAGGATGCAGGAAAGAGAAGCTCTCTAACGCCAGTGGTAGTGAAGATCCACTCCCAGGGAGGCTGTTTTTCCTCCAGGCTGACCAGCCTGCTGCTCACGAGCAACAGCCGCTACGGGAAAGTACCCAAGAAAAGCCAGGAGAAGTAGCCCAAAATGAGGATGAGGATGCTTTGGCATCTGAGAGATCATGCGTCAGAAATAGTGTCCCTACAGAGCCATCTGCCCTTTCTGTTCCTCCGACAGAAGGGGCTTTGCAAGTACTTGATGCTTCCTGCTTAAAAAGGCAGGTTTCACATGACTTTTTGGAGACCAGgtttaaaattcagcagcttTTGGAGCCTCAGCAGTATATGGCCTTCTTGCCTCACCACATCATAGTGAAGATCTTTGGATTGCTTCCTACCAGGAGTCTGGTTGCCCTAAAATGCACTTGCTACTACTTCAAATTCATCATTGAATATTACAACATCAGGCCAGCAGACTCCCGCTGGGTCCGCGATCCCCGCTACAGAGAAGACCCTTGCAAGCAGTGCAAGAAGAAATACGTGAAAGGGGACGTATCGCTGTGCCGGTGGCATCCCAAACCATACTGTCAAGCTTTACCGTACGGGCCTGGGTACTGGATGTGCTGTCACCGGTCTCAGAAGGGCATCCCGGGCTGTAAGTTAGGTCTTCATGACAATCATTGGGTTCCTGCCTGCCACAGCTTTAACCGTGCTATTCATAAGAAAACCAGAGGAGCGGGAGCCGAAGTGGAAGAAGAATATTAG
- the FBXO34 gene encoding F-box only protein 34 isoform X3, with protein MHLKPYLKLQKKERSPEISQDSLRGPPMSHQRSAQEEKYTNNCTKLSVFPKPSLVTPSQKLLGIIYPNTMCNMNGKGPADGPSAREKKNALSATIHQGEEGEGPLDVWAVVKPGNTKEKIAFFAAQQCSSNNRLGSMKIKSTWDIDGRTAKRRKKSVDLKKAKIQLERMREANVRCSQPEPFACGIEHCSVHYVNDNGEGVFPGRSLSVIEMVAFLEQRASALLVDCAKTCTHASTTRLNAQPKGALPSSDPFSSAGACEVHAERGPCGNSEQQQSEPVRVLDMVAKLESECLRRQSEREAGSLSRNNSFRRNVGRVLLANGTQPEGEAGKVSSGVLAPGDGLEEAGVAEAGCGGRCGPLGDAELWDGAASARQPFPSGLDTRMGNVNSGLAHAVLAITAGRSDSETRIEPPRPLPSACPAAARLPPDSLQSKNATVDCTSKEPVILPKQSLHPARKEPLCISISVTKTEKGCRKEKLSNASGSEDPLPGRLFFLQADQPAAHEQQPLRESTQEKPGEVAQNEDEDALASERSCVRNSVPTEPSALSVPPTEGALQVLDASCLKRQVSHDFLETRFKIQQLLEPQQYMAFLPHHIIVKIFGLLPTRSLVALKCTCYYFKFIIEYYNIRPADSRWVRDPRYREDPCKQCKKKYVKGDVSLCRWHPKPYCQALPYGPGYWMCCHRSQKGIPGCKLGLHDNHWVPACHSFNRAIHKKTRGAGAEVEEEY; from the coding sequence AGGCCCACCTATGAGCCATCAGAGAtcagcacaagaagaaaaatacacgAACAACTGCACCAAACTGAGCGTTTTCCCAAAACCCTCCCTTGTGactccatcccaaaagcttcTGGGGATTATTTATCCAAATACTATGTGCAATATGAATGGGAAAGGTCCAGCGGATGGTCCGAGtgcaagggaaaagaagaacGCCCTGTCTGCAACGATCCACcagggagaagaaggggaagggcCTCTGGATGTCTGGGCTGTAGTGAAACCTGGCAATACAAAGGAGAAGATTGCGTTCTTTGCAGCCCAGCAATGCAGCAGTAACAACCGGCTAGGCtccatgaaaattaaaagcacGTGGGATATCGACGGAAGAACAGCTAAACGCAGGAAAAAATCGGTAGAtcttaaaaaagccaaaattcaACTGGAAAGAATGAGGGAGGCGAATGTCAGGTGCTCCCAGCCGGAGCCTTTTGCCTGTGGCATCGAGCACTGTTCGGTGCATTACGTGAACGACAACGGTGAGGGTGTGTTCCCGGGCCGGTCCCTCTCGGTGATAGAGATGGTAGCCTTTCTGGAGCAACGAGCAAGTGCTTTACTGGTAGACTGTGCGAAAACCTGCACGCATGCTTCTACTACGAGGCTGAACGCTCAGCCTAAAGGTGCGCTTCCCAGCTCAGACCCTTTCTCCTCCGCCGGGGCGTGCGAGGTACACGCGGAGAGGGGACCTTGCGGCAATAGCGAGCAGCAGCAGAGCGAGCCTGTGCGTGTGCTGGACATGGTGGCCAAGCTGGAGTCGGAGTGCCTGAGACGCCAGAGCGAGCGGGAGGCCGGGAGCCTCTCGCGGAACAACAGCTTCCGCAGAAATGTCGGGAGGGTGCTCCTGGCGAACGGCACCCAGCCTGAGGGAGAGGCGGGGAAGGTCTCCTCGGGGGTCCTGGCTCCGGGGGATGGCTTGGAGGAGGCAGGTGTAGCAGAGGCCGGCTGCGGAGGACGGTGCGGTCCTCTGGGTGACGCAGAGTTGTGGGATGGTGCTGCCTCTGCTCGGCAGCCGTTTCCTTCTGGGCTGGATACTCGGATGGGGAATGTGAACTCGGGACTTGCTCATGCAGTGTTGGCAATAACCGCTGGCAGGAGCGATAGTGAAACGCGAATTGAGCCTCCCAGACCTCTGCCGTCTGCGTGTCCGGCTGCTGCCAGGTTGCCACCGGACTCCTTGCAGAGCAAGAATGCGACTGTTGATTGTACGTCGAAAGAGCCTGTAATTTTGCCAAAGCAGAGTCTGCATCCTGCTAGGAAGGAGCCCTTATGCATCAGTATATCGGTCACCAAGACTGAGAAAGGATGCAGGAAAGAGAAGCTCTCTAACGCCAGTGGTAGTGAAGATCCACTCCCAGGGAGGCTGTTTTTCCTCCAGGCTGACCAGCCTGCTGCTCACGAGCAACAGCCGCTACGGGAAAGTACCCAAGAAAAGCCAGGAGAAGTAGCCCAAAATGAGGATGAGGATGCTTTGGCATCTGAGAGATCATGCGTCAGAAATAGTGTCCCTACAGAGCCATCTGCCCTTTCTGTTCCTCCGACAGAAGGGGCTTTGCAAGTACTTGATGCTTCCTGCTTAAAAAGGCAGGTTTCACATGACTTTTTGGAGACCAGgtttaaaattcagcagcttTTGGAGCCTCAGCAGTATATGGCCTTCTTGCCTCACCACATCATAGTGAAGATCTTTGGATTGCTTCCTACCAGGAGTCTGGTTGCCCTAAAATGCACTTGCTACTACTTCAAATTCATCATTGAATATTACAACATCAGGCCAGCAGACTCCCGCTGGGTCCGCGATCCCCGCTACAGAGAAGACCCTTGCAAGCAGTGCAAGAAGAAATACGTGAAAGGGGACGTATCGCTGTGCCGGTGGCATCCCAAACCATACTGTCAAGCTTTACCGTACGGGCCTGGGTACTGGATGTGCTGTCACCGGTCTCAGAAGGGCATCCCGGGCTGTAAGTTAGGTCTTCATGACAATCATTGGGTTCCTGCCTGCCACAGCTTTAACCGTGCTATTCATAAGAAAACCAGAGGAGCGGGAGCCGAAGTGGAAGAAGAATATTAG